The genomic window GAAGCCGAATCTCCTGATTTCGAATCGCTCCGAACGCGGATCATTGCCTGCGGAATATCGTGCGACCTCCGGGAAACGGAGTCCTGCATGCCTGCGCGAGCAGGTTCTTTCAAGGGGCCGAGGACCGTTTCCTTTATTCCGGGACGATCCGGGCCGGAGGATTCCAGCCGTTTTCCCGGCTCAGAAAAGGTATCAGCCCTGCGTGCTCAGGCGACGAACTCCCTGCCGACGCTCAGGTGGCCGGTGACGGGATGAACCCGTTGTTCCCGGGGATCGCAAGTTTTTTCATGGGTGAAGGAGAGAGCCTCATGAGCCGAAAATCGACAGGCGCATTCCTCGTGATCCTTTTGCTGTCCATGGCTGCAGGCGGGGCGGTCGGGGCCGCGGACGATCCCTACGGCGCGGCCCGCGCGAAAATGGTCCGGGAGATCGAGGAGGACGCCCGCCGGACCAGCGAGCGTATCGGCAAGACGGCGCTCGATCCCCGAGTCATGGAGATCATGGCCCGAGTTCCCCGGCATGAATTCGTTCCCGCGGCCGAGCGGGCTTACGCCTACGAAAACCGTCCCCTTCCCATCGGCTACGGGCAGACCATCTCGCAGCCTTACATCGTGGCCGTCATGACCGACCTTCTCAAGGTCGGGAGCGAGAGCACGGTGCTCGAGGTCGGAACGGGATCGGGATACCAGGCGGCCATTCTGGCCGAATTCGTGCGGAGCGTCTACTCCATCGAGATCATCGAGGCACTGGCCGAAACCGCCGCGGAGCGGCTCAAGCGGCTGGGGTACGACAACGTGCGGGTCAGGACCGGCGACGGCTACCATGGATGGAAAGAGCACGCCCCCTTTGACGGGATCGTCGTCACGGCCGCCGCCGGTCACATCCCGCCGCCTCTCCTCGATCAGCTCAAACCGGGGGGGAGAATGATCATCCCCGTCGGCGGCCCCTTCTTCGTGCAGCAGTTGATGCTCGTGGAAAAGGACGAGCAGGGGCGGACCCGGACGCGTCAGATCCTTCCCGTGGCTTTCGTCCCTTTGACCGGCGGGCACTGACATGATTGCCGTCGGGCTTGCGGTTTCCTTGATCTCCATGGCCCTCCTCGGCCATGAAATCCTTCTCATGCGCCTCCTCAGCATCGCCCAGTGGCACCACTTCGCAGGTATGATCATCAGCCTCGCCCTCCTGGGACTCGGGGCCGCCGGAACCTTCAACACCCTGTTTCAGAAATGGCTGATCCCGCGGTTTCACCGCGTGTTCTGCCTCAACGCCATCCTGTTCGGCCTGGCGCTCCCGACCACCGTCGGGGCGGCCCGACTCGTTCCCCTCAATCCCCTCGAGATCCTATGGGATCCGCGCCAGTGGCTTTACCTGTTCCAGACTTATCTCATCCTCATTTTGCCCTTCTTTTTCGGAGGCAACTGCCTCTCCCTGGCTCTCGCCCGGTTCAAGGAGAACATCCATCGCGTCTACTTCTTCGATCTCCTGGGAGCCGGTCTGGGCGCTCTCGGAATCGTCCTCCTCCTTTTTGTCCTCCCGCCCTGGGAATGTCCGCCGATTCTTTCGATGGCGGGATTCGCGGCGGCGGGCCTCGTCCTCCTGAACGAGAGGGGGCGGCGATTCCGTATGGCGGGAATCTTCACGATCCTGTGCGGCGCGGTTTTCCCCCTGATCTGGCCGCAGGGCGGGGCATTCCCCAACGTTTCCCCCTACAAGGGCCTGAGCGCGGCCCTGCTGTCTCCGGGCGCCCGGATCGTCGCCGAGCGCACAAGCCCTCTCGGCTGGCTGGCCGTCGTGGAAAGCCCGGTCATCCCTTTCCGCCACGCGCCCGGAATGAGCCTGCACTGCACGGCGGAGCCTCCCGCGCAGCTCGGGATCTTCGTGGACGGAGACTCCATGAGCCCCATCACCCGCTTCGACGGCAACCCCACTTCCCTCGCGTTCCTGGACTGCCTGACCTCCGCGTTGCCGTTTCATCTGCTGAAGAACCCGCGGGTCCTGGTGCTCGGGGCGGGAGGAGGAATGGACGTGCTCACGGCAAGGCTCAACGGGGCCCGGACCGTTGATGCCGTAGAGCTCGACGCCAACGTGATTTCCCTGGTCGGGGATACGTTCGGCGAATACTCGGGCCGGCTCTACGGCGACGAAAAGGTGAGGCTCCATGCCGCCGACGCCAGGAGCTTCCTTTCCAGGACGGATACGACCTTCGACCTGATCCAGGTCTCCCTCCTCGATTCGTTCACGGCTTCGGCCACGGGGGGACACGCCCTGAGCGAATCCTATCTGTATACGGTGGAGGCTCTGACCGATGCCTACCGCCGCCTTGCACCGGGCGGCTGTCTTGCCGTCACGCGCTGGCTCAAGGTGCCGCCCCGGGACAGCCTGAAGCTTTTCGCCACGGCCGTGCAGGCGCTGGAACGGTCGAGCGTCGCAAGCCCGCAGGGGCAAATGGCTCTCATCCGCAGCTGGAGCACGACCACACTTCTTGTCAAGAAAGGGGAACTCTCGGGGAAAGACCTGGAACGGATCAGGGGCTTCTGCGCCGAGCGCGCGTTCGACATCGACTTCCGCCCGGGCCTGGAACCCGGGGAAACCAACCGGTTCAACGTTCTCGATGAACCGTACCTGTCGGAAGGCGCTCAGGCGCTTATCGGAGAGCGGCGCAAGGAATTCATGGAACGGTACAAGTTCGCCATCGAGCCCGCCACGGACGATCGCCCCTATTTCCTCCATTTTTTCAAGTGGAGAACGCTGCCCGAGATCCTTTCAGCGAGGGGCCGGGGAGGGCTGCCGCTCATGGAATGGGGCTACCCCGTGCTGGTGATGACGCTGATCCAGGCCGTGGCGCTGAGTCTTGCCTTGATCCTGGTTCCGCTCTTTTTCCTGGAGCGCGAAAGATCGGCGGGAATGAACGGAGGCCGCATCGCCGTTTACTTCTCGGCGCTCGGGTTCGCGTTCCTGTTCATGGAGATGGCTTTCATTCAGAAGCTCATCCTTTTTCTGGGCCACCCCATCTATGCCGCATCGGTCGTCATCGCCGGTTTCCTGGTCTTTGCCGGCCTGGGTAGCCGCTGCGTGGCGGTGCTGAGCAGGGCCATGACGCCGAATGGGCCCAACGGGAATGTCGTGACCATCCTGGTTGCCGCGGCGGTCGTCGTGATCCTGTCGGTTCTCTACGTGATCTTCATCCCCGGGCTTTTTGGCCGGTTGGCGAGCGCGGGGGACCCGGTTCGGATCGTCGTGTCCCTGGTCCTCATCGCCCTCCTCGCCTTCCCGATGGGAATGCCGTTTCCTCTCGGGCTCAAGATGCTTGGCGAGTCCCAACCGGCCTGCATCCCATGGGCGTGGGCAATCAACGGCTGCACCTCGGTCCTCGCCACGGTGCTGGCTTCCCTCCTGGCCATCCACCTGGGGTTCAACGCCGTCGTGATCTTTGCGGCGGCGCTGTACGGAGTGGCGGCGATGAGCGCCCGGGGGCTTCCACATCGAAACCCCGCCGCGAACGTGCGTGAATGACGTGTCGGAAACCGGGCGTATGGCCCGGCGCGCCGCGCGCGGAGGTTCGATTCCCGGGCGGCCCGTCGAATGAAAGCGTCCCTTTATACCGAGGTGTGTTCAAGATTATACAGCACATGCACAGCGGGAGGCGACGCGGGCGGGGATAAACCCCGCCCCTTGCTACGTTCCGATGCGCCCGTCAGCAGGCCCGCTCCGCCCCCCGCCGTTCCTGGACGTGTTTCTTTACGGTGCGGCGGTCGAGGCCGGTCCTCCGCGCCACTTCCTCATATGTGCCGAAACGGTCGTAGAGCAGGGCGCAATAGGATGCCACGAGCTCATGCGCGGTCAGCACCCCGTCCCTTATCCCGCTGATGAGCTCGGCTTCGGGAGCGGTTGCCGCAACCCCGCGGTCGCCATGATAGCGGCTTGTCAGCAAAATGCCGCGCACCGCCTGTTCCAGCTCGCGCACGTTTCCCGGCCAGGCGTAATGCGCTCCAAGGTTGGCGCCGATCGCCTCCCGCACCATCACGGCCAGTTCCCTCGACGCTTCCCCCACGATACGCCGGATCACGTGGGCCACCATGACGTCGAGCTCGGCCGGATCTTCTCCCAGGCGCTGCCGAAGCGGAGGAACGACGATCATGTCCGAACAGAGGCGGTAAAAGAGATCGTCCCGGAAGAGTCCCCGGCGGCGAAGATCGTCCAGGGGCTTGTTGGTCGCCGCGATGACCCGGCCGTTGAAGCGCAGCTTCTCATGACTTCCCACGGGCGAAAAGGTCCGGTCCTGAAGGACCTGGAGCAGCTTCACCTGGACCGGAATGGAAACGTCCCCGATCTCGTCCAGAAAAATGGAACCGTGCGCACTGCACCGGGCGAATATGCCCTGGTGATGCTCGATGGCCCCGGTGAACGCGCCTTTGCGATGACCGAACAGCTCCGATTCGATGAGCGCTTCCGGGTACTGCGACAGGTTGATGGAAATGAAGTTCTGCGTGAAACTCTCGGTGAAACAACCCTTACCGACATCATACGGGATGAACCCCGAACGGCCGATGGCCGCGGCCGCGGTTCCCTTTCCCGTGCCGGTCTCACCCAGGAGCAGCGTGGAAAAGTCTTCCATCCGATTCCACAGGTATTTCTCATACCAGCGGATGTCGTGCGTGAAGATATCGTCCCACAGGTGCAGACGAAGCTGCTTCATGGAAGGGCTTGCGCCGACCAGGCCGTGGTTGATGAAATAGAAGGCCCGGCGCACCTGGTAGAACATGGCGAAGAAACGATGTGCCTCGGGAACGCTGAACCCGCGGCCGGTCAACGTGGCGAGCGTATCGCGGGCGAACGGCAGGGGGCGCCTCTCGTGCCCCGATGCGATTTCGCGCAGGATGAGCTCGTCCAACCGATCCGAAACACGGTGATAGACATCGAAGAGGAAGGCGTTCTGCACGACATAGCGGTCCTCCCCTCTGTAGAAACGCAGATCCGCACGGTCCGCGCGTTCGAGCTTCCGCACTTCCTCCGCCACGTTCGCGATCACCCGGTCGATCCGCTCTTCGTAAGGCGTGGCCGGTGAACAGTCCGCGATGCGGAGGTCGAGCTCCGTCCTGCGGTCGCTGAACGGGTTGCAGAAGGTCGCCCGCGAAACCAGCTCGAAAAACCGCCGATCCCGGGCTGAGAGTTTGTGTCCCCGATTCATGCAGCCAGTGTATATGAGCCGTGCATTGGATGTCAATCAATCGGCTGACACCCCGTGGCGCGGCCGTGCCCCATCCTGCCCGTCACTTTGGAATGACGTGATATTCCGGCGCATATGGAAACGGCATGCAAACCGCCCTAAGCCGGGGACTCTCGACAAACCGTGAAGATGCGCCGGACCCGGTTATTTTCAAGCAAAATGCGCCGGGACCGGTTGGACATCTTCTGAACGCAGGCACCTTGCGGCCAGGCGCCCGGGGGAAGGCCTATCCCCCCGGTTTCGCAAGACCGGGGACCCCGCGGCATTGCGCGACGGCTACTTTATCGCCGACGAACGTATGAAATAGCTGTCGCCGACCGTGACGTGGTCGAAGGGGGGCTCCATTTTGACCCCCACCCTCTCGGCGGTTCGCATGGTCAGGGCAAAAACCCGGGCCACCTTGAGATCCTTGTCGGAATCCACTTCGACCGCCAACAGAACGGGCAGCCCATACATGGTGGGTTCCCCGACGATGTTTCTCTCCTGGATCGACCACGGACCGGTGACCACCACTGCCAGCGGGCGGCGGGGATCCTTCTCGCGCCTGCCCCAGTCGGCGCTGTTCTTAAACCATTCCAGGGCCGCCTTGCGGAGCCCGTCGGCATCGGCCGGCGCATTGGCGGCTTGACCGGGCCATGTGCGCTTGTCGATTCTTGCGTTGAAGTCCTGCATCGCCTGGGCGATCTGCTGATCGATGACGGCCCGGGCCTGCACGACCGCGGGGTTGTCCGACTGATACCGGGCGGCTGTCGCGATCCACGCTTTGACTCCGGCGAGTTGCTCCGCCATGGAAAAATCGTGAGCCTTAGCCATGCCGT from Syntrophobacter fumaroxidans MPOB includes these protein-coding regions:
- a CDS encoding protein-L-isoaspartate(D-aspartate) O-methyltransferase, with the protein product MSRKSTGAFLVILLLSMAAGGAVGAADDPYGAARAKMVREIEEDARRTSERIGKTALDPRVMEIMARVPRHEFVPAAERAYAYENRPLPIGYGQTISQPYIVAVMTDLLKVGSESTVLEVGTGSGYQAAILAEFVRSVYSIEIIEALAETAAERLKRLGYDNVRVRTGDGYHGWKEHAPFDGIVVTAAAGHIPPPLLDQLKPGGRMIIPVGGPFFVQQLMLVEKDEQGRTRTRQILPVAFVPLTGGH
- a CDS encoding sigma 54-interacting transcriptional regulator, with amino-acid sequence MNRGHKLSARDRRFFELVSRATFCNPFSDRRTELDLRIADCSPATPYEERIDRVIANVAEEVRKLERADRADLRFYRGEDRYVVQNAFLFDVYHRVSDRLDELILREIASGHERRPLPFARDTLATLTGRGFSVPEAHRFFAMFYQVRRAFYFINHGLVGASPSMKQLRLHLWDDIFTHDIRWYEKYLWNRMEDFSTLLLGETGTGKGTAAAAIGRSGFIPYDVGKGCFTESFTQNFISINLSQYPEALIESELFGHRKGAFTGAIEHHQGIFARCSAHGSIFLDEIGDVSIPVQVKLLQVLQDRTFSPVGSHEKLRFNGRVIAATNKPLDDLRRRGLFRDDLFYRLCSDMIVVPPLRQRLGEDPAELDVMVAHVIRRIVGEASRELAVMVREAIGANLGAHYAWPGNVRELEQAVRGILLTSRYHGDRGVAATAPEAELISGIRDGVLTAHELVASYCALLYDRFGTYEEVARRTGLDRRTVKKHVQERRGAERAC